The genomic interval AACGCGGCGGATCAAATAAGGCATAATTTAACAACAAGTGTTGTTAAAAGTGGATTGAGGAGAAGATTGCGACTATGCGTACGTAACAGAGGTGGACATGTTGAgcacgaaatttaaaaattgttacacaatccaataaatgtttattattatcaatcttGTTATCGTTTCTGAGTGCAGGTGTTAAATTAAACGTTTTCAACACGGTAATTTTTTACCCTCTCAGTAGCTTAGTAGCTAAGTTTTtggatgattaaaaaaagaaaaccttgaCTGTTGTACCTTGTTGGTTAGCTGTTGAAACGTAGATATTTTATAGCACATCCGCCGACTATctcccatacattttttttagatattcactaacgaaaaacaaagtttcaaaaatttggcttacttttttaactttcaacccCTTTTATGACCTAATTTAGTTACATTACTCACAATTTTGGTTATGGAGATAATAGAACAtcttattgtttgtgtaaaaaacaaataaaacgatgaattggactcacaaattttaatttatgtgcttaaattgacaaaaatttgataatttttcaaaaaaagtaaaaaattgaatatctcGAAAACCGTTGAGTTTAGGATAGGGTATTTCATAGTAGAATCAGTCAGAAACGTTGCAAACTACACGCCCTTAGCAGATCTAGGTCGACTTTTCCTGTAACCctgtatataaattaatttcatgatAAATATACGAATTACATtctcaattttaaaacataatcaatAGCTTCAATTATTGACGGTACTGCTTTTATTAACCGACTTCCAAAGaggaggaggttttcaattcggatgtttgtattttttaccaCTAGTGTTGCATTGCCAATTTATCATCAAATgaatttcaaaactattttgattCACCTTATGAGATTAATAAAGATAGCAAAGATCTAACGTCAGATGGAGTCGAGGACTTTTCTAGTCTATCATACTAATAACAATCAATGCTAAAGCTTGTGAGAGTATTTGTGTGTGTTTACTTATCATTTCTTCACAGACAAACGGGGAAACCAATCTGGATtaacttttatccgacttcttGAACGAGGAAtaggagggtaatgtttttgcagctttAACCCACGTCCAAGCGAACGAAGATGCGAGCAATAGGCATAGCCAGTAGGTCTATAACTCTAAGCGGTTGCATCAATAAGTCACGGCCACCAGTACAATGACAGAGCGACATTCACACGTACGCGGCCGGCATACGTGAGCCCGAACATCCAACGGTAATGACGATTAGCGAGATCTATTGTTTATGGGAAAATAGTATTTTTGGTAAACAAGGGGAATATTATGTGAATTTTCGGAGGTCggaccttattttatttaacacatatTGCAACAATattaatccaaataaataaatattctattctatgtaaTAAACACGGAGATGTTTAGGAAATTATGGTGAAAAGCAAATCTAAATAAAtcagaatacatttattcaaaggGAAAGTTCCAAGGGAAAATTCCAAGTATCACTTTTTGAAAGTCACAAAATATATCTTTAGACACCACCCCAAATCTTCACCGCTGCGCTTTCTAAATGCTATAAgcagaagaaacggcgcaacaaaccaTAAATCATATTCCACTACGAGCAGTAGAAACTGATGAACATGcttatataattcaaaatacctacagattttagataaaatacatccagacacagaacaaatgctTTAGCtcattaaacaaacattttcctCGATGGGAATCGAGCCGACGAGCTTCGGTATAGCACCATCACTAACCACTAGCCTTTCGTGTGATTGACCCACGCTCGTAATAATTACCGTCGTATGCACGGCCGAAATGAAATGGCGCGAGGAAGCGGCGAGCGTtcctttgtatgtgtgtgtaagcattttaaatttcgcGCCATAACATAGACCGGTGATAcaggatgtttatttttgattgttgaaaaatctttaatgctggattagaaataaaaaacgtgtacaaaattgtatctttttatttattaaattattaacaaacattaaaagttgttccttataattagttacaaataaaaaaaaattaattggtttattttaatctaaaaaaatttcctttcttttttctttttattgtctttttaaatcttttcgtttccattccttctgaatttttcaagatcaattataatttacgtcgCCTCCTTCTATTCAAATCTGAtcttgcaaaatttataattgaagcaatggaaacaaaaatacttaaaaagacaataaaaataaggaaaaatttctaggaaaaggataattttctaaataatgacaataaccatagaataaaaatgaccaCTTTACGGAAAAAGGAAGGGTAATGAGTTTGACaccctatgtatgtatgtatgtatctgaaTCGGTTGTTAGACCGTAGCTCAAAAAGTACTCATCAGATTTTGACAAATGAGGTGTCGATTGATTCGTCTTAACACCAGGAGTGTCATAGgctagttttttctataaaaaataggctactttaaaaaaaaagccgatgagacagaaaaagttgcactaaataaattgatttcttcacaaataacgtacttgcattagttttgattcaatgagtattgaaataccatttggcattacaaatattacttaaaataaataaaaaataaaatagcaaagattgaataattagaaattgttcgACCTGCTAGCGCATCTCTTGTGTGTTGACCGTATTATTTGGAAATGCTCTAGACACGGTATTTGTCCTGAACGTGAAGTTTGAGTAATTGTCACAAGCCaccaaaagagaaaaataaaaataaaagttataaaaactaaaacccgactacggaaaaaagcatctgaaaagtatgaaacaagaatatattccagaatcaacgaaatacggtagtgagcatctccaggttatggccgtaGTCGCATGCCATTGTAAGCACTTAAATAAGCACGCATAAATCATAACGGCATGCGAAtacggccataacctggagatgctcactataccgtatttcgttgattctggaatatattcttgtttcatacttttcagatgcttttttccgtagtcgggtttttttgtggcacgatgttagttatacctacattagcgacaaaattttataaattttcgagAGTGTGGTATTCAATCCAACATTGACCGAGACAAAGGAACTTCTGACACTTCTGGCAAACGGTGTTAACTtctttccgtattttttttaaggagcaACGAACGCAgcggtttcttttaattttgtttcttttgctcCCCGCTCGATCTTCTAAAGAATCTGCATAGATTGGAAAGTGATTATCACCATCTAAGCGGAGAAGAGCAGGAGGATTTATTAGCCGAGATAAGGTCAAATTTGGGTATTTCTGAGCCAGTTGCTCCGCCAATTTATATCTGAATTGCCTGTGGCTGAGGGGATTTGTGCTGTTCTCGCgatgtatgataaaaatgttcaaaatgctAACATTTATTAGCCGTTTGAACACTTTCAAGTACCATTTCATCCCCCTTTTGCGTTCCATTAAGTACATGGACAGCatttgatcttttaaatctaCACCGCCCATGTACTTATTGTAGTCGTGCACAACCACAggcttcaatatttgttgtccTGCTCTTCTTCCAGGCAACATGTCCGCATTGTGGTAAGTCGACACTGTGGTTACTAATTTAACGTCTTTCCAGGATAAGACAGATACGTCACCACAGTGTCTACTTACCACTGCTGCTTTTTGAAGTTTCCTTTCGTTGAGAATTTGTATGTCCCTCGGTGTCCCCATTCTTCGCCTGTTCAGAGTTCCGATGACATCGGtcttattcaactttaaaaatcgtgtcaaagtactgaattataaaagttatccaTTACAAGACAGTGACCTTTGTTGAGGAATCTTTGCATGAGCCTTAGCACCACTTTCGCACTTGCGCTCGTAAAGCCATACAAGGAGTCCTCCGCAGAGTCCCCTgtctgtggatatttttttcccgTGTAAACCTCAAATTTGAGCAAATAGCCTGTAACCGCCTcgcaaagttcataaaatttgataccAACCGTGCTGCTTTTGTACGGATACACTGAATCCAACTCAAGCGTCCTTTAAAAAGCAGCAACGATTCGTCAATGCTTATTTCTCTGCGAGGCGTGTACatgctattaaactttttattacaatggtCAATGATGGGTTGTATCTTAGCAACTTTACGATCGGAACCATGAACACTGATAGTATTGTTATCGACAAAGTGCAGGAAACGCATGAGTAGCCAGTACCGTTTTATACTCATAAGTTTACGAAAACCTGGCATGGCCAGGGTACCCGTGCTCCAGTATTCACTCACACGTCCTGCGACCATCAGCGACATAAAAATCATCACCGCAAAGAGCTTGTACAGCTCATCAGTAGTGGTTTCTACCCAATCATTTAATCGAGAATGCGCCGAGATACCGTCCGGTAACTCGGATGCTTGCGCTATCGTTTGCCAGGCATACTCGTTGGTCTGTGCCACAATACTGTTCATTATATCGTGATCCCAAACATGAGTGAATAGCTTCAGAGGATCTGTTTCCTTAATATTGGGACCTCGCTCGCCTGCCTGGGAATAAACTTCCGGTTGACCTCTAAATGTACTATAATCGCTTGACCAATTGAAAGATTCAGACAGCCTCTCGTGTTCTTCGGGATCTTCCTCAACATCTTCGGCTGTCTCTTCCAGGATAGCTCGAAGCTCCTCCAGCGACATAGGTTCCTCCTCTTCCTCACTGCCCGAATCCACTCTTAGCTCCTCGCCTAATGGCCCACTGAGTATCTACAAGAGTAAATTGCcatttatgataattctttttgataatgtgacaaatataatcatattcatttataattaatcagagGGAGAATGCGtgcaaaactctaaaaataaaaagtaaaaaaaaattgttaaatatctacCTCGGAATAAG from Trichoplusia ni isolate ovarian cell line Hi5 chromosome 23 unlocalized genomic scaffold, tn1 tig00003364_group22, whole genome shotgun sequence carries:
- the LOC113506714 gene encoding piggyBac transposable element-derived protein 4-like; the protein is MSYSEILSGPLGEELRVDSGSEEEEEPMSLEELRAILEETAEDVEEDPEEHERLSESFNWSSDYSTFRGQPEVYSQAGERGPNIKETDPLKLFTHVWDHDIMNSIVAQTNEYAWQTIAQASELPDGISAHSRLNDWVETTTDELYKLFAVMIFMSLMVAGRVSEYWSTGTLAMPGFRKLMSIKRYWLLMRFLHFVDNNTISVHGSDRKVAKIQPIIDHCNKKFNSMYTPRREISIDESLLLFKGRLSWIQCIRTKAARLVSNFMNFARRLQAICSNLRFTREKNIHRQGTLRRTPCMALRAQVRKWC